The following coding sequences lie in one Lolium perenne isolate Kyuss_39 chromosome 2, Kyuss_2.0, whole genome shotgun sequence genomic window:
- the LOC139835412 gene encoding uncharacterized protein — MAPSEPSAADLAAAAAEATAKAALWALAAALPSIRAVVPVTLELSTSNYLQWRGMFSDAVEKYALEDHLLEDAYPTDPPPQWVRNDAIVRSWLNSAVAPELLAMIVDTTTPLPAHALWTRLSNIYHDNADTRSSYLEQEFHGLQQGSLTVAGHRRSEKVLADKLNALGTTITDKRLVQNTLRGLGPRLAYMRTLLLKQRPLPPFLDVRSSLLLEELTLQQQSESSSTPCRRRAGSPHASTTAWLCRKYGTSAAPEVPQLPALWNCRFGARCRYVHSAFPQQRGGTPNTSGKGPQTPWPSMQNPWAGSIQMWPGPPPRPPPPPRPPPLGLPQAHHAMLSAPPPWPYGSTSPMPWPPGAAIPWTLGVTPFAPPPASTYNPTAPPPSFDQAQLMQAFNTMSLTPPSSNEWFMDSCASAHMTGNQGNLSHILTSHSPYPHVIVGNGQTIPTTHIGHTTLSSPTHSFSLNNVLVTPDLIKNLISVRKFTTDNLLSVEFDPFGLSVKDFRTKNEIVSYVMLVN, encoded by the exons ATGGCGCCGTCAGAGCCCTCCGCCGCTGATCTCGCGGCCGCTGCCGCCGAGGCCACCGCCAAGGCCGCTCTCTGGGCGCTCGCGGCCGCACTCCCCAGCATCCGTGCCGTCGTGCCGGTCACCCTCGAGCTTTCAACCTCCAACTACCTCCAATGGCGCGGCATGTTCTCCGACGCTGTTGAGAAGTACGCCCTCGAGGATCATCTCCTCGAGGATGCTTACCCCACGGACCCCCCGCCACAGTGGGTCCGCAACGACGCCATCGTCCGGTCATGGCTCAACAGCGCCGTCGCGCCCGAGCTTCTCGCCATGATCGTTGACACCACGACGCCACTGCCTGCACACGCCTTGTGGACGCGCCTCTCCAACATCTACCACGACAACGCGGACACCCGCTCCTCCTACCTCGAGCAAGAGTTCCACGGTCTCCAACAGGGCTCCCTGACCGTGGCTGGACATCGCCGCAGCGAGAAGGTTCTCGCCGACAAGCTCAATGCGCTAGGCACGACCATCACCGACAAACGCCTAGTCCAGAACACGCTTCGCGGTCTCGGACCTCGGCTTGCGTACATGCGCACGTTGCTCCTGAAACAGCGTCCCCTTCCGCCGTTTCTCGACGTCCGCTCATCTCTACTACTCGAGGAGCTCACGTTGCAGCAGCAGTCCGAGTCATCCTCAACCCCGTGCCGCCGTCGCGCGGGGAGCCCCCACGCCTCCACCACCGCGTGGCTCTGCCGAAAATACGGGACCTCCGCGGCGCCGGAAGTGCCGCAACTTCCGGCGCTTTGGAACTGTCGCTTTGGCGCACGGTGCCGTTACGTCCACTCCGCGTTTCCCCAACAACGCGGCGGCACCCCCAACACATCCGGGAAGGGACCGCAGACTCCATGGCCGTCGATGCAGAACCCTTGGGCTGGGTCAATCCAGATGTGGCCAGGACCACCGCCACGgccacctccaccgccacggCCACCTCCTCTTGGCCTGCCTCAGGCTCATCATGCCATGCTATCGGCGCCGCCTCCATGGCCCTATGGCTCTACATCACCTATGCCATGGCCACCGGGAGCAGCTATACCATGGACGCTAGGAGTGACGCCATTCGCCCCGCCACCTGCATCCACATACAATCCAACCGCACCACCGCCATCCTTCGACCAAGCCCAACTCATGCAGGCTTTCAACACCATGTCCCTGACACCACCATCCTCGAATGAGTGGTTCATGGACTCGTGCGCCTCCGCTCACATGACCGGCAATCAGGGTAACCTCTCTCACATCCTCACCTCTCACTCTCCTTACCCACATGTCATCGTCGGCAATGGCCAAACTATTCCCACAACCCACATCGGTCATACCACTCTTTCATCTCCTACCCATTCGTTCTCTCTTAACAATGTCTTAGTTACACCTGACCTAATTAAAAATCTTATTTCTGTTCGTAAATTCACAACTGATAATCTTCTATCTGTTGAGTTTGATCCGTTTGGTCTCTCTGTGAAGGACTTCCGCACCAAGAACGAGATCGTCAG ttatgtcatgcttgtcaattaG
- the LOC127331404 gene encoding BRCT domain-containing protein At4g02110, producing the protein MSPHDGGGDDGRDGDGDGLLFAGVRFALAGFDPVTESQYRADMVERGGADAGGYGEAGCTHVIVFGLVYDDPVCVAARGAGKKVVTELWVDDTLDTGAMADADRVIYRPVRDLNGIPGSQSLNICLTGYQKDGREDIMKMVSLMGAQFSKPLKADTVTHLICYKFEGEKYELAKKVNINLVNHMWLEACLKAWEILPIDNYRKSGWEQEMMEAQVEDSADEADDAARVLSRSRGIARRSPITEIRMGAHVDPDVYAPIRDPTVSLGNAEVAAGRHLNTPKQVSKTEDVCERSLDARADIQSTHNTNFVTNSADTEARNSVHSRINPCSNEKAPGDHITRDEEKNGDKGPVDARASALPTINTNGATECADHFVHQPTVIPAIPVVDTDNIADGSDLFIANSVQLPTPSAESLLEKPLQSSDMTGKVDHKDNGPVANLVDGVGQSNSEGNIALVKANSISAGNSASKNSPILGYSRRRSRKSVSPGTNLSSAHQTASLHSYERNSPNVKISISPSTKSNHTISKLADAKSPRDEATQCVDRSDIVLAQTNSGLSSASPLPLNGGTDSAAGTANIPLPSREIASEAATVSDPAKKSTGSQPIKVNGDLSVDVTVNHTVSQMSGSSKKKVLSYRRASLKLAKSPEVVEKLPEIFAKEAIIESLAKAKELAQHELAAEKACAISPSLDSEFEKGSSSFSNQNWNIEMSNAPQVNSIEVAEVSHATMEAGAMKLSSSRVKSTGAKRSRNATNGAHTSFASRKREIATYKSRHNIGAVISHENIEADKEKDCTSPNAAECTTSFPEEILSSKARSVDTSSLNANSEVNGVPGASKLEFANLISQGNINKKPRRLPSSANDNHYQRGSSEKVSSSIERSAVANVSQPADMKMAMAGAPTADKADTVSLKSSFSEAAPQADTEKKMLSYRRASLKLAKSREVEKLPEIFAKDAIIESLDKAKELAQHEVAPEKTCAISPSMDSEFEKASSSFSLQNRNIEASNAPQVNGIEVAATGSHHDKEVSHATMEADSRKVWTSRVKSTSAKRSRNATNGAHTSFARRKRESATSESKHDIGAVISHENVEAEPEKDCTSLTAAECTTSFPEEIRSSKARSVAASSLNANSEMNGVPGASKLEFANLISQGNINKKHRKLPSSANDNNYQKGSSEKVSSAIEKSAVANVSQPADMRMVMVCAATADKADTVSLKSSFSEAVPQADTEKLSSSASADNHEPCAPDRVPNKRVRKAVAKRKISGALQYIPSEAEVLTIKQAAESSTNAGKAMGKDLQSANEDGMANQAASFCKDSFEDGSEDMQNIRPMTSKKNKVVDAMDDSVGQNKENIPVNVNLSPKSKYGNKCVGSKCMKKPVQKGKGVLCERSMTGGNDCGTLSLSEPTWFILGGHRLLRKDYMSILRRLKGRVCRSSHHWSFQATHLIAPELRRTEKFFAAAAAGRWILKADYLSACNEAGKFLEEESFEWHGDGLNSGDTISLDAPRKWRHLRERTGHGAFHGMKIIIYGECISPSLDTMKRALRAGDGTILATSPPYTRLLKHDVSFAVVSAGMASTDAWVQEFMNHNIPCVSADYLVEYVCKPGHPLSKHVLFNMHELAEKSLQKIQNSQRDELGASTGEAGEGGDTEPSCSACGSSNREGALMLICSGSQGNKASCGAGMHVDCLNLSPEAAAPDGDWLCPKCDDDGQVKPPPKKAEKGARKLKPKAQMSSCC; encoded by the exons ATGAGCCcgcacgacggcggcggcgacgatggacgcgacggcgacggcgacgggctCCTCTTCGCCGGTGTCCGCTTCGCGCTCGCCGGCTTCGACCCCGTCACCGAGTCCCAG TACCGGGCGGATATGGTGGAGCGCGGCGGCGCCGACGCCGGCGGGTACGGCGAGGCGGGGTGCACCCACGTCATCGTCTTCGGCCTCGTCTAC GACGACCCGGTGTGCGTGGCGGCGCGGGGAGCCGGGAAGAAAGTGGTAACCGAGTTGTGGGTGGACGACACCTTGGACACCGGAGCGATGGCTGATGCCGACCGG GTAATATACAGGCCAGTGAGAGATCTGAATGGCATTCCGGGCAGTCAGTCGCTTAACATATGCCTGACAGGGTACCAAAAGGATGGGCGTGAAGACATAATG AAAATGGTTAGCTTAATGGGAGCACAGTTTTCCAAGCCTTTGAAAGCAGACACGGTCACCCATCTCATTTGCTATAAATTTGAAG GTGAGAAGTATGAACTTGCTAAAAAGGTGAACATCAATCTTGTTAATCACATGTGGTTGGAAGCTTG CTTAAAGGCTTGGGAAATTCTTCCAATTGATAATTATAGAAAAAG TGGTTGGGAACAAGAGATGATGGAGGCGCAAGTTGAGGATTCTGCAGATGAAGCAGATGATGCTGCCAGAGTCTTATCTCGTAGTAGAGGCATTGCCAGAAGATCCCCTATTACGGAAATTAGAATGGGAGCTCATGTTgatcctgatgtctacgcccccattCGTGATCCTACTGTCTCTCTTGGCAATGCCGAGGTTGCTGCAGGAAGACACTTGAACACCCCGAAACAGGTTAGCAAAACAGAAGATGTATGTGAAAGGTCCCTTGATGCCAGAGCTGACATACAGAGCACTCATAACACAAATTTTGTGACAAATTCTGCTGATACTGAGGCACGCAATTCAGTCCATTCTCGTATTAATCCCTGTAGCAATGAAAAGGCTCCTGGAGATCACATCACCAGAGATGAAGAAAAAAATGGTGATAAGGGGCCAGTTGACGCTAGGGCAAGTGCCCTTCCAACCATCAACACAAATGGGGCCACAGAATGTGCTGATCATTTTGTACATCAACCAACGGTGATACCTGCTATTCCAGTGGTCGACACAGACAACATTGCTGATGGTTCCGACCTGTTCATCGCCAACAGTGTTCAGTTGCCAACACCTTCTGCAGAAAGTCTCTTGGAGAAACCATTGCAGTCATCAGATATGACTGGAAAAGTGGATCATAAGGATAATGGACCTGTAGCTAATCTTGTTGACGGAGTTGGTCAATCGAATTCAGAAGGAAATATAGCCCTGGTTAAGGCCAATTCAATATCAGCAGGCAATTCCGCATCAAAGAATTCCCCAATCTTAGGGTACTCCAGAAGGCGTTCTCGGAAGTCAGTATCACCAGGAACTAATTTAAGTTCAGCTCACCAAACAGCATCTCTCCACAGCTATGAGAGAAATTCACCAAATGTTAAGATCAGTATCTCTCCGTCAACGAAGAGCAATCATACAATTAGTAAGCTTGCTGATGCCAAAAGCCCGAGAGACGAAGCAACACAATGTGTGGATAGATCAGACATTGTACTTGCTCAGACGAACAGTGGGCTTTCTTCAGCCAGTCCATTACCGCTAAATGGAGGCACAGACTCAGCTGCCGGAACTGCAAATATTCCTCTCCCAAGCAGAGAAATTGCATCTGAAGCAGCAACAGTTTCTGATCCGGCAAAAAAATCCACTGGATCTCAACCCATCAAAGTTAATGGTGACCTAAGCGTTGATGTTACTGTGAATCATACGGTGAGTCAAATGTCTGGCTCTTCTAAAAAGAAGGTGCTGAGCTACAGGAGGGCTTCTTTGAAGCTTGCAAAGTCTCCTGAAGTAGTAGAAAAACTTCCTGAAATTTTTGCTAAAGAGGCGATTATAGAGTCACTAGCTAAAGCAAAGGAACTGGCACAGCATGAACTGGCAGCAGAGAAGGCATGTGCTATTAGCCCTTCTTTGGATTCTGAATTTGAGAAGGGAAGTTCAAGTTTCTCTAATCAAAATTGGAATATAGAGATGAGTAACGCACCACAGGTTAATAGCATTGAAGTGGCGGAGGTTTCTCATGCAACCATGGAAGCAGGTGCTATGAAACTCTCGTCGTCTAGAGTGAAGAGCACTGGTGCTAAGAGGTCTAGAAATGCCACTAATGGAGCACACACTTCATTTGCAAGTCGTAAACGTGAGATTGCAACCTATAAGTCCAGGCACAATATTGGTGCAGTTATTTCCCATGAAAATATAGAAGCAGATAAAGAAAAGGATTGTACCAGTCCAAACGCAGCTGAATGTACAACATCCTTTCCTGAAGAAATCCTGAGCAGTAAAGCAAGGAGCGTTGACACGAGCTCTCTGAATGCCAACAGTGAGGTGAATGGTGTACCAGGGGCTTCAAAGCTGGAGTTTGCTAATTTGATTTCGCAGGGAAATATAAACAAAAAACCTAGGAGGCTTCCAAGCAGTGCAAATGATAATCACTATCAAAGGGGTTCATCTGAGAAGGTTTCAAGTTCCATTGAAAGGAGTGCTGTTGCAAACGTGTCTCAGCCTGCTGACATGAAGATGGCTATGGCTGGTGCACCAACCGCTGATAAAGCTGATACAGTATCATTGAAGTCGAGTTTCAGTGAGGCAGCTCCTCAAGCTGACACTGAAAAGAAGATGTTGAGCTACAGGAGGGCTTCTTTGAAGCTTGCAAAGTCTCGTGAAGTAGAAAAACTTCCTGAAATTTTTGCTAAAGATGCTATTATAGAGTCACTAGATAAAGCAAAGGAACTGGCGCAGCATGAAGTGGCACCAGAGAAGACATGTGCTATTAGCCCTTCTATGGATTCTGAATTTGAAAAGGCAAGTTCAAGTTTCTCTCTGCAAAATCGGAATATAGAGGCGAGTAATGCACCACAGGTTAATGGCATTGAAGTGGCAGCTACGGGCTCACACCATGACAAGGAGGTTTCTCATGCAACAATGGAAGCAGATTCTAGGAAAGTATGGACTTCTAGAGTGAAGAGCACTAGTGCTAAGAGGTCCAGGAATGCTACCAATGGAGCACACACTTCATTTGCACGTCGTAAACGCGAGTCTGCAACATCTGAGTCCAAGCACGACATCGGTGCAGTTATTTCCCATGAAAATGTAGAAGCAGAACCAGAAAAAGATTGTACCAGTCTGACCGCAGCTGAATGTACAACATCCTTTCCTGAAGAAATCCGGAGCAGTAAAGCAAGGAGCGTTGCCGCGAGCTCTCTGAATGCCAACAGTGAGATGAATGGTGTACCAGGGGCTTCAAAGCTGGAGTTCGCTAATTTGATTTCGCAGGGAAATATAAACAAAAAACATAGGAAGCTTCCAAGCAGTGCAAATGATAATAACTATCAAAAAGGCTCATCTGAGAAGGTGTCAAGCGCCATAGAAAAGAGTGCTGTTGCCAACGTGTCTCAGCCTGCTGACATGAGGATGGTTATGGTTTGTGCAGCAACCGCTGATAAAGCTGATACAGTATCGTTGAAGTCGAGTTTCAGTGAGGCAGTTCCTCAAGCTGACACTGAAAAGCTTTCAAGCAGTGCAAGTGCTGATAACCATGAACCATGTGCACCTGATAGAGTACCAAACAAGAGAGTGCGCAAAGCAGTTGCCAAAAGGAAAATTTCTGGCGCACTGCAATACATACCATCTGAAGCTGAAGTTCTGACAATAAAGCAGGCTGCGGAGAGCTCCACAAATGCTGGCAAGGCAATGGGTAAGGATCTCCAGAGTGCGAATGAGGATGGTATGGCAAATCAAGCTGCATCATTTTGCAAAGATTCCTTTGAAGACGGATCAGAAGATATGCAGAACATTAGACCAATGActagcaaaaagaacaaggttgtaGATGCAATGGATGATTCTGTCGGCCAAAATAAGGAGAATATACCAGTCAATGTTAATCTCAGTCCTAAATCAAAGTACGGAAATAAATGTGTGGGTTCTAAATGTATGAAAAAACCAGTACAAAAGGGCAAAGGGGTGCTTTGTGAGCGCAGCATGACAGGAGGAAATGATTGTGGAACCTTGTCCTTGTCGGAACCAACATGGTTTATCTTAGGTGGACATCGCCTACTGAGAAAGGATTACATGTCAATACTTAGACGGCTGAAGGGAAGAGTATGCAGGAGTTCACATCACTGGTCTTTCCAAGCGACGCATCTTATTGCACCCGAGCTCCGCAGAACTGAAAAGTTCTTTGCAGCTGCCGCAGCTGGGAG GTGGATACTCAAGGCTGATTACTTGAGTGCTTGCAATGAGGCTGGCAAGTTTTTAGAGGAAGAATCATTTGAGTGGCATGGTGATGGCCTTAACAGCGGCGATACGATAAGTCTGGATGCTCCAAGAAAATGGCGCCACCTAAGGGAGCGCACTGGTCATGGCGCTTTCCATGGGATGAAGATCATCATATATGGAGAGTGCATTTCTCCATCATTG GACACGATGAAGCGTGCGCTGAGGGCTGGTGATGGCACAATTCTAGCAACCTCCCCACCATACACCCGGCTACTGAAGCACGACGTCAGTTTCGCTGTGGTGTCCGCGGGCATGGCGAGCACAGACGCATGGGTTCAGGAGTTCATGAACCACAACATCCCCTGCGTCAGCGCGGACTACCTGGTGGAGTACGTCTGCAAGCCCGGCCACCCTCTGAGCAAGCACGTGCTCTTCAACATGCACGAACTGGCAGAGAAGTCCCTGCAGAAGATACAGAATTCTCAGCGAGATGAACTcggcgctagcaccggagaggcaGGCGAGGGAGGCGACACTGAGCCAAGCTGCTCCGCCTGCGGATCGAGCAACCGGGAAGGGGCTCTGATGCTGATATGCAGCGGCAGCCAGGGGAACAAGGCTAGCTGCGGTGCTGGGATGCACGTCGACTGCTTGAACCTGAGCCCTGAAGCTGCTGCTCCAGACGGTGACTGGCTGTGCCCCAAGTGCGACGACGATGGTCAGGTGAAACCGCCCCCGAAGAAGGCCGAGAAAGGTGCCAGGAAACTGAAGCCCAAGGCGCAGATGAGTTCTTGTTGCTGA